From a region of the Mycobacterium sp. SMC-8 genome:
- a CDS encoding metalloregulator ArsR/SmtB family transcription factor — protein sequence MRTPTRLLRVPLLDPPTELRHTGVVKIRPHSSEAPASAPSFAADGHTRGAIIRLLLESGPITAGRIGERLGLSAAGVRRHLDALIEAGEAQAQAAAAWQHAGRGRPAKRYQLTAAGKAKLEHTYDDLASAAMRQLREIGGDDAVRTFARRRIDAILADVDPVGDAASDGEVEAVADRIAEALSGAGYATTTAKVGGPVRGVQICQHHCPVSHVAEQFPELCEAEQQAMAEVLGTHVQRLATIVNGDCACTTHVPLVPAER from the coding sequence GTGAGAACTCCGACCCGGCTGCTAAGGGTGCCCTTGCTAGACCCGCCCACTGAATTGCGTCACACTGGTGTTGTGAAAATCCGTCCGCACAGCTCGGAGGCGCCGGCATCGGCGCCTTCTTTTGCTGCCGACGGTCACACCCGGGGCGCCATCATCAGGCTGCTGCTCGAGTCCGGTCCGATCACCGCCGGCCGCATCGGTGAGCGGCTGGGCCTGTCGGCGGCCGGTGTGCGCAGACATCTCGACGCACTCATAGAGGCGGGGGAAGCGCAGGCCCAGGCTGCGGCGGCCTGGCAGCATGCGGGCCGCGGCCGGCCCGCCAAGCGCTATCAGCTCACCGCGGCCGGTAAGGCGAAGTTGGAGCACACCTACGACGATCTCGCTTCGGCGGCCATGAGGCAGCTCCGTGAGATCGGCGGTGACGACGCGGTACGGACCTTCGCCCGCCGCCGCATCGACGCGATCCTCGCCGACGTGGACCCGGTGGGCGATGCGGCGTCCGACGGGGAGGTGGAGGCCGTGGCGGACAGGATCGCCGAAGCCCTCAGCGGGGCCGGATATGCGACCACCACCGCCAAGGTCGGCGGCCCGGTGCGCGGAGTGCAGATCTGTCAGCATCACTGCCCGGTGTCGCACGTCGCCGAGCAGTTCCCCGAGCTGTGCGAGGCCGAACAACAGGCGATGGCCGAGGTGCTGGGCACCCACGTGCAGCGGCTTGCGACCATTGTCAACGGCGACTGTGCCTGTACCACCCACGTGCCGCTGGTGCCGGCCGAACGCTGA
- the sufB gene encoding Fe-S cluster assembly protein SufB, whose translation MTLTPEASVSKPEALTQEEAIASLGKYGYGWADSDVAGASAQRGLSEAVVRDISAKKSEPEWMLDIRLKALRTFGKKPMPSWGSNLEGIDFDNIKYFVRSSEKQAATWDDLPADIKNTYDKLGIPEAEKQRLVSGVAAQYESEVVYHSIREDLEAQGVIFLDTDTALKEHPELFREYFGTVIPAGDNKFSALNTAVWSGGSFIYVPPGVHVDIPLQAYFRINTENMGQFERTLIIVDENAYVHYVEGCTAPIYKSDSLHSAVVEIIVKPGGRCRYTTIQNWSNNVYNLVTKRARAEAGATMEWVDGNIGSKVTMKYPAVWMTGEHAKGEVLSVAFAGEGQHQDTGAKMLHLAPNTSSNIVSKSVARGGGRASYRGLVQVNKGAHGSRSSVKCDALLVDTVSRSDTYPYVDIREDDVTMGHEATVSKVSEDQMFYLMSRGLTEDEAMAMVVRGFVEPIAKELPMEYALELNRLIELQMEGAVG comes from the coding sequence ATGACACTCACACCGGAGGCGTCAGTCTCTAAGCCGGAGGCCTTGACCCAGGAGGAGGCCATCGCCTCGCTGGGTAAGTACGGCTACGGCTGGGCTGACTCTGACGTCGCGGGCGCCAGCGCACAGCGCGGGCTGTCCGAAGCGGTGGTCCGCGACATCTCGGCGAAGAAGAGCGAGCCCGAGTGGATGCTCGACATCCGCTTGAAGGCCCTGCGCACCTTCGGCAAGAAGCCGATGCCGAGCTGGGGCTCCAACCTCGAGGGCATCGACTTCGACAACATCAAGTACTTCGTGCGCTCCAGCGAGAAGCAGGCCGCCACGTGGGACGACCTGCCGGCCGACATCAAGAACACCTACGACAAGCTGGGCATCCCGGAAGCCGAAAAGCAGCGCCTGGTCTCCGGTGTCGCCGCCCAGTACGAGTCTGAGGTCGTCTACCACTCGATCCGCGAGGACCTCGAGGCCCAGGGCGTGATCTTCCTGGACACCGATACCGCTCTCAAAGAGCACCCGGAGCTGTTCAGGGAGTACTTCGGCACGGTGATCCCGGCCGGGGACAACAAGTTCTCCGCGCTGAACACCGCCGTGTGGTCGGGCGGGTCGTTCATCTACGTCCCGCCCGGGGTGCACGTCGACATCCCGTTGCAGGCCTACTTCCGCATCAACACCGAGAACATGGGTCAGTTCGAGCGGACGTTGATCATCGTCGACGAGAACGCCTACGTGCACTACGTCGAGGGTTGTACGGCGCCGATCTACAAGAGCGACTCGCTGCACAGCGCCGTCGTCGAGATCATCGTCAAGCCCGGCGGGCGCTGCCGCTACACGACCATTCAGAACTGGTCGAACAACGTCTACAACCTGGTCACCAAGCGCGCCCGCGCCGAGGCCGGCGCCACCATGGAGTGGGTTGACGGGAATATCGGCTCCAAGGTCACCATGAAATACCCGGCGGTGTGGATGACCGGTGAGCACGCCAAGGGCGAGGTGCTCTCGGTCGCGTTCGCCGGTGAGGGGCAGCACCAGGACACCGGCGCCAAGATGCTGCATCTGGCGCCCAACACGTCGAGCAACATCGTGTCCAAGTCGGTGGCCCGCGGTGGCGGCCGCGCCTCCTACCGCGGCCTGGTGCAGGTCAACAAGGGGGCGCACGGATCACGCTCCTCGGTGAAATGCGATGCGCTGCTGGTTGACACCGTCAGCCGCTCCGACACCTATCCGTACGTCGACATCCGCGAGGACGACGTGACGATGGGACACGAGGCCACGGTGTCCAAGGTCAGCGAGGACCAGATGTTCTATCTGATGAGCCGCGGTCTGACCGAGGACGAGGCCATGGCGATGGTGGTGCGCGGCTTCGTCGAGCCGATCGCCAAGGAACTCCCGATGGAGTACGCACTCGAGCTCAACCGGCTGATCGAGCTGCAGATGGAAGGCGCGGTCGGCTAG
- the sufD gene encoding Fe-S cluster assembly protein SufD: MGNLTQAVEGSALAAVNKGELFSSFDVNAFEVPGGRDEIWRFTPLKRLRGLHDGSATPTGSAGIAVSERPGVTVQTVARGDERLGQAGVPSDRVAAQAFSSFDTATIVTVARDTEIAEPIEIGITGPGEGKVAYGHLQIRVEELSRAIVVVDLRGSGTYADNVEIIVGDSAGLGIIWIADWADDTVHVSAHHARLGKDAVLGHVNVTLGGDVVRTTANVRYDAPGGDAKMLGTYFADDGQHFEARLLVDHSQPNCKSDVLYKGALQGDPDSKKPDAHTVWVGDVLIRAEATGTDTFEVNRNLVLTDGARADSVPNLEIETGEIVGAGHASATGRFDDEQLFYLRARGIPEDQARRLVVRGFFNEIIAKIAVPAVRERLTEAIERELAITESRTS, translated from the coding sequence ATGGGCAATCTGACTCAGGCAGTCGAGGGTTCGGCCCTCGCTGCCGTCAACAAGGGCGAGCTGTTCTCGTCGTTCGACGTCAACGCGTTCGAGGTGCCCGGCGGGCGCGACGAGATCTGGCGGTTCACACCTCTGAAGCGGCTGCGCGGCCTGCACGACGGCTCCGCGACCCCGACCGGGTCGGCCGGGATCGCGGTCTCCGAACGTCCCGGCGTGACGGTGCAGACCGTCGCGCGCGGCGACGAGCGTCTCGGACAGGCCGGCGTGCCGTCTGATCGTGTTGCCGCCCAGGCATTCTCGTCGTTCGATACGGCGACCATCGTGACCGTCGCACGCGACACCGAGATCGCCGAACCGATCGAGATCGGCATCACCGGACCCGGTGAGGGCAAGGTCGCCTACGGGCACCTGCAGATCCGTGTCGAAGAGCTCTCCCGCGCGATCGTCGTCGTCGACCTGAGGGGAAGCGGTACCTACGCCGACAACGTCGAGATCATCGTCGGAGACTCCGCCGGCCTGGGCATCATCTGGATCGCCGACTGGGCTGACGACACCGTGCATGTCAGCGCGCACCACGCCCGGCTGGGCAAGGACGCGGTGCTGGGACACGTCAACGTGACCCTCGGCGGCGACGTCGTCCGGACCACAGCGAACGTGCGGTATGACGCCCCCGGTGGGGATGCCAAGATGCTCGGCACGTATTTCGCCGACGACGGACAGCACTTCGAGGCCCGGCTGCTCGTCGACCACTCGCAGCCCAACTGCAAGTCCGACGTGCTGTACAAGGGCGCGCTGCAAGGTGATCCGGACTCGAAGAAGCCGGACGCGCACACCGTCTGGGTGGGTGACGTGCTCATCAGGGCCGAGGCCACCGGCACCGACACCTTCGAGGTGAACCGCAACCTGGTGCTCACCGATGGTGCCCGCGCGGACTCGGTACCGAACCTGGAGATCGAGACCGGCGAGATCGTCGGCGCCGGGCACGCCAGTGCCACCGGGCGTTTCGACGACGAGCAACTGTTCTACCTGCGGGCGCGCGGCATTCCCGAGGACCAGGCCCGCCGCCTGGTGGTGCGCGGCTTCTTCAACGAGATCATCGCGAAGATCGCCGTCCCCGCCGTGCGTGAGCGCCTGACCGAAGCAATCGAACGAGAACTAGCAATCACGGAATCGAGAACCTCGTAG